A portion of the Streptomyces platensis genome contains these proteins:
- the rpsH gene encoding 30S ribosomal protein S8, whose protein sequence is MTMTDPIADMLTRLRNANSAYHDTVVMPHSKIKSHIAEILQQEGYITGWRVEDAEVGKNLVLELKFGPNRERSIAGIKRISKPGLRVYAKSTNLPKVLGGLGVAIISTSHGLLTGQQASKKGVGGEVLAYVW, encoded by the coding sequence ATGACCATGACTGATCCCATCGCAGACATGCTGACCCGTCTGCGTAACGCGAACTCGGCGTACCACGACACCGTCGTGATGCCGCACAGCAAGATCAAGTCGCACATCGCGGAGATCCTCCAGCAGGAGGGCTACATCACCGGCTGGCGCGTCGAGGACGCCGAGGTTGGCAAGAACCTCGTCCTCGAGCTGAAGTTCGGCCCGAACCGCGAGCGCTCGATCGCCGGCATCAAGCGGATTTCGAAGCCGGGCCTGCGGGTCTACGCAAAGTCCACCAACCTGCCGAAGGTCCTCGGCGGCCTGGGCGTGGCGATCATCTCCACGTCCCACGGTCTCCTGACCGGTCAGCAGGCCAGCAAGAAGGGCGTGGGTGGGGAAGTCCTCGCCTACGTCTGGTAA
- a CDS encoding type Z 30S ribosomal protein S14, giving the protein MAKKALIAKAARKPKFGVRAYTRCQRCGRPHSVYRKFGLCRVCLREMAHRGELPGVTKSSW; this is encoded by the coding sequence ATGGCGAAGAAGGCTCTGATTGCCAAGGCTGCTCGCAAGCCGAAGTTCGGTGTGCGCGCGTACACCCGCTGCCAGCGCTGCGGCCGTCCGCACTCCGTTTACCGCAAGTTCGGCCTGTGCCGCGTGTGCCTTCGTGAGATGGCTCACCGTGGCGAGCTGCCGGGCGTGACCAAGAGCTCCTGGTAA
- the rplE gene encoding 50S ribosomal protein L5, giving the protein MTATTNAPRLKTRYREEIAGKLKDEFSYENVMQIPGLTKIVVNMGVGDAARDSKLIEGAIRDLTTITGQKPAVTKARKSIAQFKLREGQPIGAHVTLRGDRMWEFLDRLLSLALPRIRDFRGLSPKQFDGRGNYTFGLTEQVMFHEIDQDKIDRTRGMDITVVTTATNDDEGRALLRHLGFPFKEA; this is encoded by the coding sequence ATGACTGCCACCACCAACGCGCCGCGTCTGAAGACGCGCTACCGCGAAGAGATCGCCGGGAAGCTGAAGGACGAGTTCTCGTACGAGAACGTCATGCAGATCCCCGGTCTGACCAAGATCGTGGTCAACATGGGTGTGGGCGACGCCGCCCGCGACTCCAAGCTGATCGAGGGCGCCATCCGCGACCTCACCACGATCACCGGCCAGAAGCCGGCCGTCACCAAGGCCCGTAAGTCCATCGCGCAGTTCAAGCTGCGTGAGGGCCAGCCGATCGGTGCCCACGTCACCCTCCGCGGTGACCGCATGTGGGAGTTCCTGGACCGCCTGCTGTCGCTCGCGCTGCCGCGCATCCGCGACTTCCGTGGTCTGTCCCCGAAGCAGTTCGACGGTCGGGGCAACTACACCTTCGGTCTCACCGAGCAGGTCATGTTCCACGAGATCGACCAGGACAAGATCGACCGTACCCGGGGTATGGACATCACCGTGGTCACCACGGCGACCAACGACGATGAGGGCCGCGCTCTCCTTCGTCACCTCGGCTTCCCGTTCAAGGAGGCGTGA
- the rplX gene encoding 50S ribosomal protein L24 produces MKIKKGDLVQVITGKDKGKQGKVIQAFPREDRVLVEGVNRVKKHTKAGQTARGSKTGGIVTTEAPVHVSNVQLVVEKDGNKVVTRVGYRFDDEGNKIRVAKRTGEDI; encoded by the coding sequence ATGAAGATCAAGAAGGGCGACCTGGTCCAGGTCATCACCGGTAAGGACAAGGGCAAGCAGGGCAAGGTCATCCAGGCCTTCCCCCGCGAGGACCGTGTCCTGGTCGAGGGTGTCAACCGGGTCAAGAAGCACACCAAGGCCGGCCAGACCGCTCGTGGTTCGAAGACCGGCGGCATCGTGACGACCGAGGCCCCTGTCCACGTCAGCAATGTTCAGCTGGTTGTGGAGAAGGACGGCAACAAGGTCGTTACCCGCGTCGGATACCGCTTCGACGACGAGGGCAACAAGATCCGCGTTGCCAAGCGGACCGGTGAGGACATCTGA
- the rplN gene encoding 50S ribosomal protein L14, whose translation MIQQESRLRVADNTGAKEILCIRVLGGSGRRYAGIGDVIVATVKDAIPGGNVKKGDVIKAVIVRTVKERRRPDGSYIRFDENAAVILKNDGDPRGTRIFGPVGRELREKKFMKIISLAPEVL comes from the coding sequence GTGATCCAGCAGGAGTCGCGACTGCGTGTCGCCGACAACACTGGTGCGAAGGAAATCCTTTGCATTCGTGTTCTCGGTGGTTCCGGTCGCCGCTACGCGGGCATCGGTGACGTCATCGTCGCCACCGTGAAGGACGCGATCCCCGGTGGCAACGTGAAGAAGGGTGACGTCATCAAGGCGGTCATCGTTCGCACCGTCAAGGAGCGCCGCCGTCCGGACGGCTCGTACATCCGCTTCGACGAGAACGCGGCCGTCATCCTCAAGAACGATGGCGACCCCCGCGGCACCCGCATCTTCGGCCCCGTGGGCCGGGAGCTGCGCGAGAAGAAGTTCATGAAGATCATCTCGCTCGCGCCGGAGGTGCTGTAA
- the rpsQ gene encoding 30S ribosomal protein S17: MSEKNVTETNERGFRKTREGLVVSDKMDKTVVVAVEDRVKHALYGKVIRRTNKLKAHDEQNAAGVGDRVLLMETRPLSATKRWRIVEILEKAK, encoded by the coding sequence ATGAGCGAGAAGAATGTGACTGAGACGAACGAGCGCGGTTTCCGCAAGACCCGTGAGGGTCTCGTCGTCAGCGACAAGATGGACAAGACTGTCGTCGTCGCTGTCGAGGACCGCGTCAAGCACGCGCTGTACGGCAAGGTCATCCGCCGTACCAACAAGCTCAAGGCGCACGACGAGCAGAACGCTGCCGGCGTCGGCGACCGCGTCCTCCTGATGGAGACCCGGCCGCTGTCCGCCACCAAGCGCTGGCGCATCGTCGAGATCCTCGAGAAGGCCAAGTAA
- the rpmC gene encoding 50S ribosomal protein L29: MAAGIKATELRELNDEDLVGKLREAKEELFNLRFQAATGQLENHGRLKSVRKDIARIYTLMRERELGIETVESA, encoded by the coding sequence ATGGCGGCCGGTATCAAGGCGACCGAGCTGCGCGAGCTGAATGACGAGGACCTCGTCGGCAAGCTTCGTGAGGCCAAGGAGGAGCTGTTCAACCTCCGCTTCCAGGCGGCGACCGGACAGCTTGAGAACCACGGTCGGCTCAAGTCCGTCCGTAAGGACATCGCCCGGATCTACACCCTGATGCGTGAGCGCGAGCTGGGCATCGAGACGGTGGAGAGCGCCTGA